AGGAGGCCAGCCGGCGCTTCTCCGAGCAGGACGTGCGCGGCCTGCTGCCCCACATCCGCGTGCCGACCTTGCTGCTGCACCGCACCGACGACCAGCTCATCGACGTGCGCCACGCACGGCTGGCGGCGACGCGGATCCCGGGCGCCCGGCTGGTCGAGCTCCCCGGCAGCGACAGCCTGCCGATGCTCGGCGACACCGAGGCGCTCACCGGCGAGATCCTCGAGTTCCTCACCGGCGGGCGCGTGGGGCGTGAGCCCGAGCGCCGGCTGCTCACCGTGCTGTTCACCGACGTCGTCGACGCCACCGGCCACGCCGCGCGGCTGGGCGACTCGCGCTGGCGCGACCTGCTCGCCGCCCACGACGCGCGGGTCCGCCGCGAGCTCGAGCGCTTCGGCGGGCGCGAGGTCAAGACGGTGGGCGACGCGTTCCTGGCCACGTGGGAGGGCGCGCCGTCGCCGGCGCTGCGCTGCGCCCAGGCGATCCGGCGCGCGGTCCGGGAGCTGGGGATCGAGGTCCGCGCGGGGCTGCACACCGGCGAGTGCGAGGTGCTCGGCGACGACGTCGGCGGCATGGCCGTCCACATCGCCGCACGCGTCGCCGCGCTCGCGAGCGCCGACGAGGTCCTCGCCTCGGGCACGGCCTACGGGACCGTCGTCGGGTCGGGCCTCGAGTTCACCGCCCGCGGCGACCACGAGCTCAAGGGCGTCCCCGGCCGCTGGCCCCTCTTCGCCCTCGAGGGCTGAGGGTGAAAGGTGCCTGGCACCTACCACTCGCCTGAGTGGAAAGTGCCTGGCACGTTCCGCGCGCGCGAACACGTCGTCGCGCCGGGCCGAGCGGTCCGGATGGACGGCGTGTCAGACGGCCCGCATCCCGCGTTGCAGGGGCGCAACCTCCGCGAGTCACGGCAGTTCCGGGAGGCAGAGACGTGTCCAACCCCCCACGGAGGTCCCTCACATGTCCCGACGCACCCGAGCCCGGCTCGACGGCCGCGGCCCCCTCGTCATCGTCTTCACCGTCCTGCTCGCGATCGTCGCCGCGCCCTTCGCGGTCGCCGCGGGCGAGGGCAAGTCGATGACCCTCGGCGCGCGCAACCCGTCCAACAACGAGAGCCAGGCGCTGACCCGCGAGACGGAGATCATCGCCAACACCAGCACCTACGGCACCCGCCAGTCCAACAAGTCCGACAACGGCGGCGGGGCGATCTACGGCTGTCGCTCCAAGCAGGGCGGCTCCGCGGCCAAGAACGAGCCGTGCATCCGCTCGAACAACCTGGCCGACGGCCTCGCCTTCGAGTTCGAGACCGAC
The DNA window shown above is from Conexibacter sp. SYSU D00693 and carries:
- a CDS encoding adenylate/guanylate cyclase domain-containing protein, giving the protein MGDEERVRWATSGGASIAYRTIGDGPIDLLFLPGILSHIEVVLEEPGVERFYRRLSRAGRVVLMDRRGSGLSDPVSGSDLPLATEVTDIEAVLDDLGTDRAVLFAYTTSASLAVTFAVRRPERTLALLLYGAQVVPTRDEEAPWALTREERDAQIAATARMWGTGETLDLLAPGAADQPQLRTWLGRLERLSMTPRGFEEASRRFSEQDVRGLLPHIRVPTLLLHRTDDQLIDVRHARLAATRIPGARLVELPGSDSLPMLGDTEALTGEILEFLTGGRVGREPERRLLTVLFTDVVDATGHAARLGDSRWRDLLAAHDARVRRELERFGGREVKTVGDAFLATWEGAPSPALRCAQAIRRAVRELGIEVRAGLHTGECEVLGDDVGGMAVHIAARVAALASADEVLASGTAYGTVVGSGLEFTARGDHELKGVPGRWPLFALEG